The Desulfovibrio subterraneus genome has a segment encoding these proteins:
- the eutM gene encoding ethanolamine utilization microcompartment protein EutM: MSSSNALGMIETKGLVGAIEAADAMVKAANVTLIGRTQVGGGLVTVMVRGDVGAVKAATDAGAAAAKHVGELVSVHVIPRPHGEVETILPKVG; encoded by the coding sequence ATGTCATCTTCCAACGCACTCGGCATGATTGAGACCAAGGGTCTCGTAGGCGCCATCGAAGCAGCAGACGCAATGGTCAAGGCTGCCAACGTAACCCTGATCGGCCGCACCCAGGTTGGCGGCGGTCTGGTAACCGTTATGGTTCGCGGCGACGTGGGCGCAGTCAAGGCTGCCACCGACGCAGGCGCAGCCGCAGCCAAGCATGTTGGCGAACTGGTCAGCGTGCACGTTATTCCCCGTCCTCACGGCGAAGTGGAAACCATTCTGCCCAAGGTCGGCTAA
- a CDS encoding phosphate propanoyltransferase codes for MDERAIKDILEGVLKNVLSQMGGQAAGQPGCQPAYQPHAAPCCEGGDTPIPVELSARHVHLSEKDAIALFGAPLTHARDLSQPGQFLAKERVRLIGPKGVMDNVAVLGPSRGSSQVEISKTDARILGIDAPVRQSGDTKSTPGIILASQTGIVGLEEGVIIASRHIHMPPADAKKLCVADGDLVSVRIDGDRPLVLEDVLIRVNEQFKLAMHIDPDEGNSAGWNSKVNGRIISRKNGAVHGLCSH; via the coding sequence ATGGACGAGAGAGCCATTAAAGATATTTTGGAAGGGGTACTCAAGAACGTGCTGAGCCAGATGGGTGGCCAGGCGGCGGGCCAGCCCGGATGCCAGCCCGCATACCAGCCTCACGCAGCCCCCTGCTGCGAGGGCGGCGATACCCCCATTCCGGTTGAACTTTCCGCGCGCCATGTGCACCTGAGCGAAAAGGATGCCATTGCACTGTTCGGTGCGCCTCTCACCCACGCACGCGATCTTTCCCAGCCCGGCCAGTTCCTCGCAAAGGAACGTGTGCGCCTTATCGGACCCAAGGGCGTCATGGACAACGTGGCGGTTCTCGGTCCCTCGCGCGGCAGCTCGCAGGTGGAAATTTCCAAGACCGATGCCCGTATCCTCGGCATTGACGCCCCCGTGCGCCAGTCCGGCGATACCAAATCTACCCCCGGCATCATCCTTGCCTCCCAGACCGGCATTGTGGGCCTTGAGGAAGGCGTGATCATCGCTTCCCGCCACATCCACATGCCCCCCGCAGACGCGAAGAAACTCTGCGTAGCCGACGGCGATCTGGTGAGCGTGCGCATTGACGGCGACCGTCCTCTGGTACTCGAAGATGTTCTGATCCGCGTGAACGAACAGTTCAAGCTGGCCATGCACATCGACCCCGACGAAGGCAACAGCGCCGGTTGGAACTCCAAGGTAAACGGCAGAATAATCAGCAGGAAGAATGGTGCGGTACATGGACTTTGCAGCCATTGA
- the eutJ gene encoding ethanolamine utilization protein EutJ yields MVRYMDFAAIDSQISALEQCIANTVPVSADEKLHVGVDLGTAYIVVVVLNGAKEPVACAMEFAQVIKDGLVVDYIGATRIVRKLVNEIEERLGRQLTHAAIAVPPGTGEKDCGTHRHVVEGAGLEVTTILDEPTAANAVLGVDNGVIVDIGGGTTGLSVLEDGKVTYVADEPTGGTHVSLVLAGNMGIPFEEAEKLKKEADRQTDVLVVVRPVIQKMASIINRHIQGRDIAGIYLVGGTCCLKNMEAVIAKDTGKPVYKPANPFLVTPLGIALNCYAQSPA; encoded by the coding sequence ATGGTGCGGTACATGGACTTTGCAGCCATTGATAGCCAGATCAGCGCCCTTGAGCAGTGCATCGCCAATACCGTTCCGGTAAGCGCCGATGAAAAGCTGCACGTGGGTGTTGACCTTGGCACGGCCTACATCGTGGTCGTGGTGCTGAACGGCGCCAAGGAACCCGTGGCCTGTGCCATGGAGTTCGCGCAGGTCATCAAGGACGGCCTTGTGGTGGACTACATCGGTGCTACCCGCATTGTTCGCAAGCTGGTGAACGAAATTGAAGAGCGGCTGGGTCGGCAACTGACCCACGCCGCCATCGCCGTGCCTCCCGGTACCGGTGAAAAGGACTGCGGCACCCACCGCCATGTGGTGGAAGGTGCAGGGCTGGAGGTCACCACCATTCTGGACGAACCCACCGCAGCCAATGCCGTGCTCGGCGTGGACAACGGCGTGATCGTGGATATCGGCGGCGGCACCACGGGCCTTTCCGTTCTCGAAGACGGCAAGGTGACCTATGTGGCCGACGAGCCCACCGGTGGTACCCATGTGAGCCTTGTGCTTGCAGGCAACATGGGCATTCCCTTCGAAGAGGCTGAAAAGCTGAAGAAGGAAGCCGACCGCCAGACCGACGTGCTGGTTGTGGTGCGTCCCGTCATTCAGAAGATGGCCTCCATCATCAACAGGCACATTCAGGGGCGCGACATTGCGGGCATCTACCTTGTGGGCGGCACTTGCTGCCTGAAGAACATGGAAGCCGTCATTGCTAAGGATACCGGCAAGCCGGTGTACAAGCCTGCCAACCCGTTCCTTGTCACCCCACTGGGCATTGCCCTGAACTGTTACGCGCAGAGCCCCGCATAG